The following coding sequences lie in one Cannabis sativa cultivar Pink pepper isolate KNU-18-1 chromosome 5, ASM2916894v1, whole genome shotgun sequence genomic window:
- the LOC115717747 gene encoding zinc finger BED domain-containing protein DAYSLEEPER-like isoform X2 has protein sequence MKSELDLYLEENLIPRTEESFDICNYWKVTGLKYPLLSMIAKDVFPVPVNTVASESTFSTGGRHVSSHRSRLHPSTLEALVCTQNWLKTDKKVNDEDNDVDPTMEPYVVDLDD, from the exons ATGAAGTCTGAACTGGATTTATATTTAGAGGAGAACTTGATACCTAGGACTGAAGAGTCATTTGATATATGCAACTATTGGAAGGTGACGGGCCTCAAATACCCTTTGTTGAGTATGATTGCCAAGGATGTATTTCCTGTGCCTGTTAACACTGTTGCTTCGGAATCTACATTCAGCACTGGTGGTAGGCACGTGAGTTCACATCGTTCGAGACTTCATCCTTCTACATTAGAAGCATTAGTATGTACACAAAATTGGTTGAAGACTGACAAAAAAG TGAATGATGAAGATAATGATGTTGATCCAACAATG gaGCCTTACGTAGTTGATCTTGATGATTAG
- the LOC115716270 gene encoding protein trichome birefringence-like 18 — translation MTWTSSKGYLAANAYPRTLSRIAILVGLLALFLVLGSWVLLSNPVGSQVSGSLYSIDSSEKLDSPVSTDNQTTRSPSEYNVAKNVSSESYVQGSNGDLKTKDVKDQVTLPELFDKSFSNETSSQVPLTSKDAPTTLSDVEKIKEISTAVPVPSSVSTHDDGVKDVTPPLLNVSDNDLSGISISKAFVNKSNILDLGTNESRAASSGSSSADSEAVPTFSHDSKLPNPNNASRTDSGCDLYQGNWIYDSLGPLYTNNTCPVLTQMQNCQGNGRPDKDYENWRWKPSQCDLPRFDARKFLNLMRGKTIAFIGDSVARNQMESLLCILWQEEAPKNRGNRKMQRYYFKSTSVMVVRIWSSWLVKQTSQPVDFAPESVVKLHLDAPDENLMEHIPNFDVVILSSGHWFAKQSVYLINNEIVGGQLWWPDKSRRMKINNIEAFGISMETILTAFGTHPNYTGLTIVRSFSPDHYEGGAWNTGGSCTGKTKPLAAGEVVENGFTNIMHEKQVSGFNRAVKKITNKSKMSLMDITRVFEYRHDGHPGPYRNTDPNKLTKRGPDGKPPPQDCLHWCMPGPVDTWNEFVLELIRRDQENNTSLQS, via the exons ATGACTTGGACCTCGTCCAAGGGTTATTTAGCAGCCAATGCATATCCGAGGACCCTTTCTCGGATTGCAATTTTAGTGGGATTATTGGCTTTGTTTTTAGTCCTGGGTTCCTGGGTTTTGTTGTCAAACCCAGTTGGTTCCCAGGTTTCTGGATCTTTGTACAGTATTGATAGTTCGGAGAAGTTAGATTCACCAGTCTCTACAGACAATCAAACCACCAGATCTCCTAGTGAATACAATGTTGCTAAGAATGTCTCATCCGAGTCATATGTACAAGGTTCCAATGGTGACTTGAAAACCAAGGATGTGAAAGATCAAGTCACATTACCTGAACTATTTGACAAGAGTTTCTCAAACGAGACCAGTTCACAAGTGCCCTTAACTTCAAAGGATGCGCCTACTACCCTTTCTGATGTTGAGAAGATAAAAGAAATATCAACAGCTGTTCCTGTGCCGTCTTCTGTTTCAACACACGACGATGGGGTTAAGGATGTTACTCCTCCTTTGTTAAATGTTAGTGATAATGATCTAAGTGGCATTTCTATTTCTAAGGCATTTGTGAATAAATCCAACATTTTAGATTTGGGAACCAACGAGAGCAGAGCAGCTTCTTCTGGTTCCAGTTCAGCTGATTCAGAAGCTGTTCCAACTTTCTCTCACGATTCTAAGCTTCCCAATCCCAACAATGCAAGCAGGACTGATTCTG GTTGCGATCTGTACCAGGGAAATTGGATCTATGATTCACTGGGACCATTATATACAAACAATACCTGCCCTGTCCTGACACAGATGCAGAATTGCCAGGGAAATGGGAGGCCTGACAAGGACTATGAGAATTGGCGCTGGAAGCCTTCTCAATGTGACCTCCCTCGTTTTGATGCCCGAAAGTTTTTGAACTTGATGAGAGGGAAGACAATTGCTTTTATTGGTGATTCGGTTGCTCGTAATCAGATGGAATCATTGCTGTGTATTCTCTGGCAG gAGGAAGCTCCAAAAAACCGGGGGAATCGAAAAATGCAGCGATATTATTTCAAGTCAACATCAGTAATGGTTGTCCGGATTTGGTCCTCATGGCTTGTAAAGCAAACATCTCAACCAGTTGATTTTGCTCCAGAAAGTGTTGTGAAGCTCCACCTTGATGCTCCTGACGAGAACCTAATGGAACATATTCCAAACTTTGATGTGGTTATACTTTCTTCCGGCCATTGGTTTGCCAAGCAGTCTGTATATCTTATTAACAATGAGATTGTGGGAGGACAGTTGTGGTGGCCGGACAAGTCTCGGCGTATGAAGATCAACAACATTGAAGCATTTGGAATTTCTATGGAGACAATACTCACGGCTTTTGGTACTCATCCAAATTACACAGGACTCACTATTGTGCGTTCCTTTTCCCCAGACCATTACGAGGGTGGGGCTTGGAATACAGGTGGATCATGCACGGGGAAAACAAAGCCGCTTGCAGCTGGTGAAGTTGTAGAAAATGGCTTTACAAACATAATGCATGAAAAGCAGGTAAGTGGATTCAACCGTGCAGTTAAGAAGATTACAAACAAATCAAAGATGAGTTTGATGGACATCACCAGAGTGTTTGAGTACCGCCACGATGGACATCCAGGCCCATACCGAAACACAGATCCAAATAAGCTCACAAAACGTGGTCCTGATGGAAAGCCTCCGCCACAGGATTGCTTACACTGGTGCATGCCTGGTCCAGTCGATACCTGGAATGAATTTGTGCTTGAGCTCATAAGGAGAGACCAAGAGAACAACACCAGCCTTCAATCGTGA
- the LOC115717747 gene encoding zinc finger BED domain-containing protein DAYSLEEPER-like isoform X1, translating into MKSELDLYLEENLIPRTEESFDICNYWKVTGLKYPLLSMIAKDVFPVPVNTVASESTFSTGGRHVSSHRSRLHPSTLEALVCTQNWLKTDKKATVNDEDNDVDPTMEPYVVDLDD; encoded by the exons ATGAAGTCTGAACTGGATTTATATTTAGAGGAGAACTTGATACCTAGGACTGAAGAGTCATTTGATATATGCAACTATTGGAAGGTGACGGGCCTCAAATACCCTTTGTTGAGTATGATTGCCAAGGATGTATTTCCTGTGCCTGTTAACACTGTTGCTTCGGAATCTACATTCAGCACTGGTGGTAGGCACGTGAGTTCACATCGTTCGAGACTTCATCCTTCTACATTAGAAGCATTAGTATGTACACAAAATTGGTTGAAGACTGACAAAAAAG caACAGTGAATGATGAAGATAATGATGTTGATCCAACAATG gaGCCTTACGTAGTTGATCTTGATGATTAG